Proteins encoded within one genomic window of Cucumis sativus cultivar 9930 chromosome 3, Cucumber_9930_V3, whole genome shotgun sequence:
- the LOC101210199 gene encoding glycosyltransferase BC10: MGFEQKQSQKSHNLHFQLKHVFHFLFFLIGFSLGIILCLYFKSSFFLINPTPNSSSSFSAPPPSSLFETVSSPPPQPLPDDQPHPHPHPLLVLSNPRNNGSSSSNSSKLVVSLEEHKSLVHNMNDEELFWTASMVPRIVESNYKTVPKKVAFMFLTSGPLPLATLWEKFFEGNNGLYSIYVHSHPSYVDEIPQTSVFYGRRIPSQAVYWGTASMIDAERRLLANALLDLSNHRFVLLSDSCIPLFNFNTIYNHLITSKLSFISSFYDPRKSCGGRYNPQMSPQINITNWRKGSQWFEVHRELALRIVSDTKYYPIFKNYCLPPCYMDEHYIPTLVHMLQPELNSNRSITWVDWSRGGPHPSKFGWKDIGDEFLNKIRFESTCNNETYDQNYSTSSICFLFARKFLPNTLEPLLRVAPLLLGIDP; this comes from the exons atggGGTTTGAGCAAAAGCAATCCCAAAAATCCCACAATCTCCATTTTCAACTCAAACATgtcttccattttctcttcttccttatTGGATTTTCCCTTGGAATCATCCTTTGCTTATACTTCAAAAGTAGCTTCTTTCTCATTAATCCAACCcctaattcttcttcttccttctccgCTCCCCCACCATCGTCTTTGTTCGAAACCGTTAGCTCTCCACCACCGCAACCATTGCCTGATGATCAGCCTCACCCTCACCCTCATCCTCTTCTAGTTTTATCAAACCCGAGAAATAATGGGAGCTCCTCCTCCAATTCTTCAAAGCTTGTTGTTTCCCTTGAAGAACACAAGTCATTGGTTCATAACATGAATGATGAGGAGCTGTTTTGGACAGCCAGCATGGTTCCAAGGATTGTGGAGAGTAATTACAAGACAGTTCCAAAAAAGGTGGCTTTCATGTTTTTGACATCTGGACCTTTGCCATTGGCAACTCTTTGGGAAAAGTTTTTTGAAGGCAACAATGGGTTATACTCCATTTATGTTCATTCACATCCTTCTTATGTTGATGAAATCCCTCAAACTTCTGTTTTCTATGGTAGAAGGATCCCTAGTCAG GCTGTGTATTGGGGGACAGCAAGCATGATTGATGCTGAGAGACGCCTTCTAGCAAATGCTCTTTTAGACTTGTCAAACCATAGATTTGTTCTTCTCTCAGACTCTTGCATCCCATTGTTCAACTTCAACACCATTTACAATCATCTCATTACCTCAAAACTAAGCTTTATCAGCTCATTCTACGACCCGAGAAAGTCTTGTGGAGGCCGTTACAACCCCCAAATGTCGCCACAGATAAACATCACCAATTGGCGAAAGGGTTCCCAATGGTTCGAGGTACATCGAGAGCTTGCTCTTCGCATTGTCTCAGACACAAAGTACTATCCGATATTTAAGAACTATTGCCTCCCACCTTGCTATATGGATGAGCATTACATACCAACTTTGGTGCATATGTTGCAGCCTGAACTGAATTCTAATAGGAGCATCACTTGGGTTGATTGGTCTAGGGGAGGCCCTCATCCAAGTAAGTTCGGATGGAAGGATATTGGTGATGAGTTCTTGAATAAGATAAGGTTTGAATCAACATGTAATAATGAGACTTATGATCAAAACTATTCCACTTCTTccatttgtttcctttttgcTAGAAAATTTTTGCCAAATACTTTGGAGCCTTTGTTGAGGGTCGCTCCTCTGTTGCTTGGTATTGATccatag